The Acidithiobacillus ferrooxidans ATCC 23270 genomic interval CCCCATGAGGATCACCCACCACGGCGAATCCCAGGTGATGGGCAGGGACAGGGGCGTCTCGCCGATCAGGCCGTCCACCAGTTCCCGCACCCGCTGCCGGTACTGACGGACGTCATCGACGGAGGGCCAGTCATAATGGGTTTCGTCCAGGTCATCCCAGGACATTTCATCGACGCCGACCGCAAAAACGGACTCCAAACGTGGATCGAGGCGCCGTCCGATCAGGCCGGCCACCTGGAGCTTGTTTACATAGAAGGTGGCGCTATGGCCGAAATAGAAGATCAGGGGATGACGCAGGGGAATGGCCTTCTCATACCACGCCGCCGGTTCTGCCAGGTGATCGAAAAGCTGTTCATACAGCGAAAAAGTCTCGTGAAAGGTCCTGCGAATCTCTTCCCGCTTTTGCTCTGCATCCTCGCCATCGAGACGGAGCGCAGCGATACGTGTACGCGCCATGGATTCCCCCTGTTATGAGCTCTTGGTGTTCTGACCGATCAGTTTACCACAGGATACCATCTGATCCTGTGCCCCGGGGTGAATGTAGACCACCGCAATAGTCCATCTGCCGCCAGGCCTCGAAGACGGCGACAGCACAGGCGTTGGACAGATTCAGGCTGCGTTGGCCGGAGCGCATGGGCAGGCGCAGTACCTGCCTGGCGGGCAGGCTGTTCAGGAGGTGGGCAGGCAAGCCGCGGGTCTCCGGGCCGAAAAGCAGCGCGTCGCCGGGCTGGTACGCAACGTCGTGATAGAACTGCGTTCCCTTGGTGCTGAATGCAAAGACATGCGCATCGCCTAAAAATGCCCGGCAGCTCGCCCAGTCCGCATGGCGATGCACTTGCGCAAATTCGTGGTAATCCAGCCCGGCGCGGCGCAGGCGGCGGTCATCCCAGGCGAAGCCCAAAGGCTCGACGAGATGCAGGGTGGCTCCGGTATTGGCGCAAAGGCGGATGATATTGCCGGTATTGGGGGGTATTTCCGGCTCATACAGGATGACGTGCAAAAATGACTCAAGCATCAATGGGCTCTCAGAGGGCACGGGCGAGCACCCAGACGTCAATGCGCTGTACACCGGCAGCCCGCAGGGTGCTGGCAATCTGGGCGGCAGTGGTTCCGGTCGTGAGTACGTCATCGACGACGGCGACATGATCCGGAACGCGCTCGCGCAGGGCAAAGGCTGCATCCAGGTTCTCCCGCCGGGTGGCCGCGCTCAGTCCAAGCTGATGGCCGGTACTGCGGCGCCGCCGTAACGCACCAGGAATGACCGGGATTCTCCAGCGCTTGCCCCAGTGGCGGGCGAGCAGCATGGACTGGTTGTAACCGCGTTCGCGCAGACGCCGGCGATGCAGGGGCACGGGCAGCAGCGCTTCCGGGCGGGACGGCGGATGTTCGCCCCAGGCACTGGCCCAGGCGTCAGCCAGAGGTCTGGTCCAGTCCAGACGCCGCTGAAACTTCCACGCGATGATGGCGGTGTTCAGGGGTTCGGCATAGATAAACGGGGTATAGACATGGTCATAGGCGGGGGCTTCCACCGAGCAGACCGGGCAGTCCCCATTGTCCAGCAAAGGTAGCGCGCAATAGCTGCAGCGCTCGGCGGGCAGGCGCGGCCAGTCGCCGAAGCAGCCGGCGCAGAGCGGAGCGCCAGGCGCACCGCAGGCACGACAGCGTTCCGGGAAGAGCCAGTGGTTGAAACGCCCCGCTGCGTCATATAGCCGGGACAGGTGTGGAAGAATCCGTTGCAAGAAGTTCCTTGGGTTGTTTAGCCATCTGGCAGGGCGAGTATCGTCACCGGCTACGATTCTCCCGCTCCAGCACTCCATTGACAAGGCACAGGCCCCTCCCTATAAGAAACTATGCATAGCGAACGGGAAGAATCATGGCGCGCTGAATTGTCCGCCTTGCGTGCACACGACCTCTGGCGGGAGTTGCAGGTACTGCAACCTGCGCCGGAGCGCGGGCCGCCCACTTTTGTGGGGACGCGGGGCGAACCGCTCCTGTCCTTCGCCAGTAATGATTATCTGGGCCTGAGCGCAGAGTCGGCCTTACGTGATGCCGCCATCGCCGAGATTCAGCAGAGTGGGGTAGGGGCTGGTGCCGCGCCCTTGCTCGGTGGCGAGCGGCCCGCCCATGCCGTGCTGGCGAACGCCCTGGCCCGCTGGCTGGGAGTGGAGGCGGCGCTGCTCTTTGGTAGCGGTTATCTGGCCAATCTGGGGGTCATCTCCACGCTGGTCGGGCGCGGTGATCGGGTCTACGCCGACCGTCTCAACCACGCCTCTCTGGTGGACGGGGTGCGTCTCTCCGGCGCGCGCCTGCATCGCTACCGGCATGGCGATATGACCCATCTGGCGCAATGGTTGGAACGCGGCGGCCGGGGGCAGGCCTGGATCATCACGGACGGGGTGTTCAGCATGGATGGTGACATCGCCCCGCTCCCTGAACTCGCCACCTTGGCGCAGCAGTATGGCGCAGGGATCATTCTCGACGAGGCCCATGCCTTTGGAGTGTTGGGGACGGAGGGACAAGGCACCGCGGCGCACTGGAATATGGACATCCACGGGGTAGACGTCATCATGGGCACCCTGGGTAAGGCCTTCGGTGTTTACGGCGCCTTCGTGGCGGGGAGTCAGGACGTGGTGGATCTCCTGCGTAATCGCGCCCGCAGCTTCATCTACCATACCGCCCTGCCCTCCGCCCTGGCGGCCGCCGCCCTCGTCGCGCTCGACCTTTTACGGCATGGGGATGCCAGGCGCGAGCGCCTGACACAGCACCGGCAGCATCTGCGTGCGCAAGTGCCCGATGCCCCCTGGTTGGCCAGCGAGACACCTATTCAGGGTCTCCTGTTGGGCGATGCGCGGCGGGCGCTGACGGTCAGCGCCCAATTGCGCCGTGCCGGCCTTTACTGCCCGGCGGTGCGGCCGCCCACGGTGCCTGCCGATAGCGCCCGTCTGCGTATCACCCTCAGTGCGGCGCACAGTCATGATGATATCGAGCTTCTGGCTACCACGCTCCGGGAGGTCCTGTGAACTGGGCGCGTCAGGTCAGTGGTCGGGGACGTCCGCTGGTGCTGCTCCATGGCTGGGGAATGGAAAGCCGGGTCTTCGCTTCCTGGCGGTCCCTTCTGGATACCCATTTCACCTGCATCAGCTACGATCTCCCCGGTCACGGACAGACGCCCTGTGCGCCCTCCGGTCTGGCTTGGTCTGCCAGTCTGGAGAGTCTCCGCCAGATGCTTGCTCAGGAGGCCCCCAAGCCCCTGTTGCTCGGCTGGTCTCTCGGGGGCTTGTTGGCCCTGGGCATCGCCTTGCAGCACCCCGAATTATTGGCGGGACTGGTGCTGGTATCCAGTTCTCCCGCCTTTTGCCAGCGCCCCGACTGGTCTCCGGCCATCCCTGCCGCGACTCTGGAGGATTTCGCGCAACGCCTGCGCGTAGATCCCCAGGGTACCCGGCGGCGCTTCCTCGCCCTGCAAGTGTTGAACGATCCACAAGGACGCCGTGTTCTGGAGGGCCTCAGCACCTCCTGGCCCATGCCGGATCAGGCCTGTCTTGCCGATGGGCTGGGCCTGCTGCGGGAGGTGGATTTGCGCAGCCAACTGAGCAGAGTGCCCATGCCGGTGCATATCGTGCATGGGCGACAGGATCGGATCGTACCCGTCGGCGCCGGTGAGTATCTCCACCAGCATCTGACCGGCAGCCGGTTTACTCTCCTGGAACAGGCTGGTCACGCCCCTTTTCTGTCTCACCCCGAAGCCTGCGCCAATGCGCTGCTGGAGACCTGGGGATGAGTTCCGGCAACCCGTCCTTTTTCATGGAAAAACGCGCCGTGCGGCGGGCTTTCGAGCAGGCAGCGGCCGGGTATGAAACCAGTGCCGTCTTGCAGGATCAGGTCGGCGCGCAGCTCATTGAGCGACTGGACCTCGTCAAGCTGGAACCCCAATGGATACTCGATATGGGCAGTGGTACCGGCTTGCAAAGCCGCCGTCTCAATCGCCGTTATCCGCGTGCGCGGCTGCTTGCCCTGGATCTGGCGTCGAACATGTTACAGCAGGCCCGGCGTCGTAAAGGCTGGCGTCAACGTCAGTATTTCTGCCAGGGCGACGCGGAAAATTTACCGCTGGCGACGGCCAGCATCGACCTGCTCTACGCCAACATGTCCATTCAGTGGTGCAATGATCTGGATCAGGTATTACGCGAGTTTGCACGGGTGCTGCGTCCCGGCGGCCTGCTCATGTTCAGCACCCTCGGTCCGGACACCCTCAAAGAACTGCGTCAGGCCTTTGCGGCAGTAGACGACCAGTCCCATGTCAGTCACTTCATCGACATGCATGATATTGGCGATGCCTTGGTGCGTCAGGGCTACGAAATGCCCGTCCTGGATGTGGAACGTTATCAGCTCACCTATGCGGCGGTAGACGATCTCCTGCGGGATCTGCGGAATATCGGTGCCACCAATGCCGCCGCAGGTCGCGCCCGTGGCCTGCTCACCCCCCGCCGCCTGCAGGCACTGCGGCAGGCCTACGAGGATTTTCGCGCCGACGGCCGCCTGCCTGCCACCTATGAAGTCGTCTACGGACATGCTTGGGGCAGCGGACCGCGCGCCCTTCCGCGTGAAGACGGTAGTATCGTTTTTCCTCTCACGCGGCTGCGACGCCGTCCATGACCGGGGAGCATCCCTCGCCGCGTCGGCATGCGGGTCCACTGCGTGGACTATTGGTTACCGGTACGGATACGGGTGTCGGCAAAACCGCTGTCACCGCTGCCCTCGCGCACAAATGCGCGCAGCACGGAATGCTGGTGGCGGCCCTCAAACCCATTGTTTCTGGAGTCGAGGCCGACGGTACCTGGGAGGACGTGGAAATTTTGCGCGCCGCCAGCCAGCCCCCGCGCAGTGTTGCCGAAACGGGTCTCTATGCTTTCGACCCGCCAGTGGCGCCCCACTGGGCGGCACATCAGGCGGGCGTCACCGTCGAGCGTGGGCGGGTGGCGGCTTTCGTCCGGATGCAATCCGCGGCGATGGATTGTGTGCTGGTGGAGGGTGCCGGTGGTTTTCTTACCCCATTGGGCGATGACTGGGGCGTTGCCGAACTGGCCAGGGATCTGCATTTTCCTGTGCTGTTGGTGGTGGGCTTGCGGCTCGGTGCCATCAACCACACGCTGCTGAGCGTCGAAGCCATCCGCGCACGGGGACTGCGCTTGGCCGGGTGGGTGGCAAACACCCTGAATCCCGCAGTCGCGGTGGGCACATTGGAGACCTTGCAAGGGCGGCTGGCGGCGCCCTGTCTGGGGGTGCTGCCTTACGCGCCACACTGGTCTCCCGCCATCCTGAGCCCTTGTCTATCCCTTCCTGATGTCCTGTATTGATGTTAGACTGTTTCCGTATTGTCATAAAAAACAAAAGGCAAGCGGCCGCGATGTCAGGGTGGAAATTCAGTCGTCGCGGTAAGGTCGGTGTATTCTGATGGAGCGTGCGTGTCATGAAATCATTCAAGAGCATACTGCTGTTGGTGGTGACGAATCTGCTGATATTCGTCAGCCTGTCGATCAGTTTTACTATTCTGGTCAACTTCATTTTGCCGATCTTCGGTGTCGACCTCCGCGGGTCGGTGAGTGGCGCGGACCTGCTCTGGGCGCTGCTGATCGGTTTTGGCGGCGCCTTTATTTCGCTACTGATGTCGAAACATCTGGCGCGCGCGGGCCTGCAGATGCAACGCATCGATGCGCCGCAATCGGCCAAGGAACATCTGGTATACGATTCAGTGGCGCAGCTCGCCAATCGTTTGGGTATTCGCATGCCGGAAGTCTGGGTGTACTGGAATGATGAGCCTAACGCCTTCGCCACCGGACCGGGGCGCAACCACAGCATGGTGGCGGTCAGCAGCGGCCTGGTCAATCTCCTCAGCGACAATGAGGTGCGGGCGGTACTGGCCCATGAGATGGGGCACGTATACAATGGCGACATGGTGAGTACCACCTTGCTGCAGGGGCTGATGAATACGTTTGTATTCTGGTTGTCCATGCTCGCCGCGCGGCAGTTTGATGACCGGCCCATGGTTGCTTTTGCGGTATCCATAGTGCTGCAGATCGGCCTGTCTTTCCTGGCGCTGATTCCCATCACTTGGTTTTCGCGCCGTCGGGAGTTCGCGGCGGATCGTTTTGCCGCCGAGCAGGTAGGCGTGGCTCCGATGATCTCGGCCCTGCAAAAACTGCAGCGGGGCGCGGAAGCCCTGCATGTGGTGCATGATGTGGTGCGCGATCCCATGGCGACGGCCTACATTTCCGGAAGCTGGCGCGGTTGGTTTGCCACCCATCCCAGTCTGGAGGCGCGGGTGGCAGCTCTGCGGGCGTTGCAAAACGGTTATAGTTACCAGTAGTTGGTATCGCGATGGAGGAATTGGTCTTTGATGCAGCCAGGAGGCAGTGCAGTTGCGCCCTGAGGGCGTCCGTCCGGTCCTCCTGCAATGCCATGACCGGTCAGCCCCCTTCCCCGACCCGGAGCAGGCCGACGGCAACCTGGTCGCCATCGGCGGCGATTTATCCAGGGAACGCCTGCTCCTGGCCTATGCCCACGGCATCTTTCCCTGGTTCGGCGAGGAAGACCCCATTCTCTGGTGGTCACCTGATCCCCGCGGTATTCTCGAGCCCCCGGCGATACACGTCAGTCGCAGTCTGCGCAAATCCGCCCGTAACCGTGACTGGCAATATCGCATGGACAGCAATTTTGCCGGTGTCATCGACGCTTGCGCAGCGCCGCGCCCAGGGCAGGGAGATACCTGGATTACCCCGGCGGTGCGGGCCGCCTACCTGGACCTGTTCGCGGCCGGAGCAGCACATTCCATAGAAGTCTATCAGCAGGACCGTCTGGTCGGGGGACTTTACGGCGTAGCCCTCGGCGGACTTTTTTTCGGGGAGTCCATGTTCAGTCGGGTGCCCGATGCCTCCCGGCTGGCTCTCGTTCTGCTGGCGCGTCATCTCCAGCATTGGGGCTTTGGCCTGATCGATACCCAGTTCATCACCCCGCATCTGCAGAGCATGGGCGCGCGGGAAATACCCCGTCGTGATTTCCTGCGTGCCCTTGCCGATCTGCGCACCCAACATACGCAAGCAGACTGGAACATCTCGTTACCGCTGACCGGGATGTTTTAATCATGGCTTTTTATTTGTCCGCCTTGCAGAAGTGTCCTTACCTGCCGGATCAGGAAGAACTCCTGGTGCTCAGCGATCCCCGGGAGATGGTGGGCAGCGCCCAATATGACCAACTTCTGCAGAAAGGATTCCGGCGCAATGGTCCGGTGGCATACCGCCCGATGTGCCCGCAATGCGATGCCTGCGTTTCCGTGCGCATCCCCGTTGCGGAGTTTCGGCCAGATCGTGGCCAGCGGCGCACCTGGGCATGCAATCAGGATATACAGATACGGGAGCAGCCCCCTCACTGGGAAGCCGCCCACGCACGTCTCTTCGCCGAGTATCAGTGTTCGCGGCACCCAGGGGGTGGCATGGACGAGCATGCGGATCGCCTGTACCGGGAAATGATCGTCGAAAACGGCGGCGTGGACGCCCGCCTCCTGGTCTTTGAACAGGATGAACATCCGTTGGCGGTGGCACTGGTGGACGTGCTCGACGGCGGCGTCTCTGCGGTTTACACCTTTTATACACCAGATCTGCCGCAACGCGGCCTGGGTATTTTTGCTATCCTCAGCCAGATTGAATGGACCAGGAAGCTGGGCCTTCCCTATCTTTATCTGGGCTATTGGGTCGCCAACAGCCCCAAAATGGACTATAAAAAGCGCTTTCGCCCCCTGGAGGGTTTTGTGGCGGGCGACTGGCGATTGCTGACAGAGGCGTTCAAACGCGGATGAACAGTGCCGCACCGGACATTTTCAGCACCTTTTCACCGTGGACCATGGCGGGGGTGACCGGCCTCCTCGGCAGTGCCTGGGCCTTGTCGGCCTGGCAAAAGCTGGGGGTGGGCAAAGAGCTTCTGTGGTCGGCGGCCCGGGCGACGGTTCAGTTGGGGATCATGGGGTTTCTGCTGGGTTGGCTGTTCCGCCAGCATCAGCCGTTTTTGCTGGTGCTCTTTCTGATAGCCATGATCCTGATGGCTGGTCGTTTCAATCGTAAGCGTGGTGCCGGTATTCCGCACGCCTACTGGATCGGGGTGATCAGCATCACGGTGGCGACTACGGTCACCCTCGGTTGGATGCTCCTTTCCGGGCTGGTTTTCTGGCGAGGCGAATCATTGGTCCCCATTGGCGGTATGATTATCGGCAATGCAATGAACGCCGTATCGCTGGCACTTAACCGTCTGCGCAGCGAGGTGGACCAGCGTGAGGCGTTGTTGCTGGCCATGCTGGCGCTTGGCGCCACGCACCGTCAGTCGATGCGCAGCCTGTACAGTATGGTGGTGCGAAGTTCCCTGATTCCGACGATAGACAGCCTGAAAAGCGTCGGCATGATCCATATTCCAGGAATTACCGCAGGAATGATTCTCGCGGGTACGGCGCCCCTTGCCGCGGTATCCATGCAATTGGTGGTGATGGTGATGTTGACAGCCGCTGTCACCCTGAGTGTTTCCACAGCGGTTTTGCTGGCTGCACCGCATGCGCTGGTTTTTTCACAACAGATTGAGGAGTAACTTCTGATGGCGGCTTTGGCCGGACGGTTTCGCGGCTTTTTGCCGGTAGTGGTCGATGTGGAAACGGCAGGATTTGACTCTGAACGTAATGCGCTGCTGGAAGTGGCTGCGATCATCATCGGTGGCGAAGTGGGGCAGTTGCGGCCCGTAGCCACCCACCACTTTCAGGTCCAGCCCTTTGCCGGGGCGGTGCTTGACCCGGCAGCGCTGGCGTTTACGGGTATTGATCCCTTTCAGGCACTGCGCGGCGCTGTTTCCGAGGAGGAAGCCCTGCGCGGGATTTTCAGGCCGGTGCGCACTGCCGTAAAGGTGGCTCAATGCCGACGTGCCATTCTCGTGGGGCACAACGCCGCTTTTGACCTGTCCTTTATCAAGGCCGCAGAAAAACGGACCGGCGTCAAGAATAACCCCTTTCATCTTTTCAGTACCTTCGACACCGTTAGTCTGGCCGGACTGGCCTATGGTGAGACCGTGCTGGCCAAGGCTGCCCTGGCAGCCGGCCTGGACTGGGATCATACCCAAGCCCATTCGGCACTCTATGATGCGCGCCAGACGGCGGAATTGTTCTGCCGGATCGTGAATCGCTACGATCTCAACCGGGAGTATCCGTGAAGCGCGGCCATCACGCCGCGCATCTGCTAGAATGCCCGCCGAAACATTTATCAATCGTTATGAAAGGATGTGCTCATGACTTACCGCCTGCGTATTGAACCGAGCGGCCACGAGATGGATTGCGACAGAGATGAAACCATCCTGGAGGCCGCTCTGCGGCATGGTTTTCATATTCCCTACGGTTGTCGCAATGGTACCTGTGCGACCTGCAAGGGACGTATTCTCCGTGGAGAAGTGGATTACGGGAAGGTGGAGGAAAAGATCTTGTCGGCCGCCGAGAAGGATGCGGGCCTGGCGCTCTTCTGTCAGGCAATACCCCTGTCCGATGTGACGATAGAAGTTCGGGAGATCGGGGCCACCAAGGATATCCAGATTAAAACACTACCGTCCCGGGTAGCAAGAATAGTCGATTTGGCACCCGATGTGCGCGCCGTTTTTCTAAAAATTCCGACTACGGAGCGTCTCCAGTTCCTCCCTGGACAGTATATCGACATTCTCCTGAAAGACGGTGGCCGACGGGGTTTTTCCCTCGCCAACATACCCGGTGACGATGCGCTCCTGGAGCTGCACATCAAAAGAGTACCTGGTGGCGTCTTTACCGGGCATGTATTCAGTGCGATGAAGGAAAAGGACATCTTGCGTTTCGAGGGACCATTGGGCACTTTTTTCATTCGTCAGGAATCCACCCGTCCTTTACTGATGGTCGCTACCGGTACCGGTTTTGCACCTATTAAGGCGATGCTCGAGTCGCTCTTTGCGCAGGGCTCCATACGTCCGATCCATTTTTATTGGGGTGTGCGCCATCCGGAGGACTTTTATTATCAGGATTTGCTGAGGGAATGGCAGGCGCGTCATGACCATTTTCAGGTAACCCGGATAGTATCCCGTCCCGATGCTTCCTGGTCTGGAGCAACCGGCTATGTTACGACACAAGTGATCCACGACTTTCCGGACGCGAGCACGCTCGACGCCTATATTTGTGGGCACCCGGACATGGTGTTTTCCTTAAGCGCCGCTTTACAGGGAGCTGGATTGAATCCGGAACACATTTATGCAGATGCATTTGTATTTGCCAAAGCAAAAACAAGCTGACATAATTATTAAATTGGCGAGGGGTTCTGCCAAGTTAACCTGACTTAGAGGAGCGATAGCATATGGAAGCACAAGTAAAAAAGCGTCACCGTCGTAGTTCGGAGGAGCGTCTCGCGGATTTGGAAGAGAAGCAGCGCCAGACGGAAATGCGACTGCGTGAACAGTTGGCAAAAATCGAACAGCAGAAGCGGAGCCTGCAGGAAAATCCGCGCGCCCGTCGTGAGCGGGAAGCACAACGGCGGTCATTGATGGACCGTATTTCCCGTCTGGTACCTGATTGGGAACCCGCCCAGATTCTGGCGGCTGTTGCCGAAGTGCGTGACCGCGTGGGTGGTAATGACCATTTGCTGGGTGAACTGAACCACCGCGGTGATGCGCTCATGCAGGAACTGAAACCCCGTCGCGGTCGTCGTCCCCGTTCCGCGATTTAAATTCTGGTCCAATCGGTTTTCCACGTACAGAAGCCCCCGGCGCCGAGCGACGGGGGCTTCCTTTATAAAGCGCGGCGGCGGCGGCGTTCTAACGCTTTTTGCATCCCCGCCAGCGGGCCAGTGTCGGCACGCGATGTGCCATGTAAGCACGGACGTACCATGGAGCATTACGTTGGCGCATCAGTTGCCGGACACGGTGCTGCATGGCATCCAGCGCCAGTTCCGGCTCCCTGAATTGACCTCCGGCATAGCAATAGCTGCAGTAACAGGTGCTGTGGCTACCATCGGCTTCCGTTCCCCCACCTTCGGGGTCAAATTGCAGCGGCATACCACAACTCTGGCAGCGGTTTCTTTCGAGTTCCAGTTGGCGCATCCATTTTTTCATAGGGAAATTAGACATCCTCCGGTGCTACCAGTTCGAGAGCCTCAATATAGATGTGTGCCATGCCCAGCAGGAACACCACATTGGGGAGAATGAATACCAGTGCGCCGGCCAAGCCCATTCCCATGCTGAGTCCAGCGTTATACAAGGAGGTATTCGCTGCCATCGCCTGTACAGGCATTCCGTTGCCAAAAACCCTGTCTCCCGACCATGCTCCCAGCATTTGCCA includes:
- the trmL gene encoding tRNA (uridine(34)/cytosine(34)/5-carboxymethylaminomethyluridine(34)-2'-O)-methyltransferase TrmL, with amino-acid sequence MLESFLHVILYEPEIPPNTGNIIRLCANTGATLHLVEPLGFAWDDRRLRRAGLDYHEFAQVHRHADWASCRAFLGDAHVFAFSTKGTQFYHDVAYQPGDALLFGPETRGLPAHLLNSLPARQVLRLPMRSGQRSLNLSNACAVAVFEAWRQMDYCGGLHSPRGTGSDGILW
- a CDS encoding ComF family protein, which translates into the protein MQRILPHLSRLYDAAGRFNHWLFPERCRACGAPGAPLCAGCFGDWPRLPAERCSYCALPLLDNGDCPVCSVEAPAYDHVYTPFIYAEPLNTAIIAWKFQRRLDWTRPLADAWASAWGEHPPSRPEALLPVPLHRRRLRERGYNQSMLLARHWGKRWRIPVIPGALRRRRSTGHQLGLSAATRRENLDAAFALRERVPDHVAVVDDVLTTGTTAAQIASTLRAAGVQRIDVWVLARAL
- the bioF gene encoding 8-amino-7-oxononanoate synthase, giving the protein MHSEREESWRAELSALRAHDLWRELQVLQPAPERGPPTFVGTRGEPLLSFASNDYLGLSAESALRDAAIAEIQQSGVGAGAAPLLGGERPAHAVLANALARWLGVEAALLFGSGYLANLGVISTLVGRGDRVYADRLNHASLVDGVRLSGARLHRYRHGDMTHLAQWLERGGRGQAWIITDGVFSMDGDIAPLPELATLAQQYGAGIILDEAHAFGVLGTEGQGTAAHWNMDIHGVDVIMGTLGKAFGVYGAFVAGSQDVVDLLRNRARSFIYHTALPSALAAAALVALDLLRHGDARRERLTQHRQHLRAQVPDAPWLASETPIQGLLLGDARRALTVSAQLRRAGLYCPAVRPPTVPADSARLRITLSAAHSHDDIELLATTLREVL
- the bioH gene encoding pimeloyl-ACP methyl ester esterase BioH, yielding MNWARQVSGRGRPLVLLHGWGMESRVFASWRSLLDTHFTCISYDLPGHGQTPCAPSGLAWSASLESLRQMLAQEAPKPLLLGWSLGGLLALGIALQHPELLAGLVLVSSSPAFCQRPDWSPAIPAATLEDFAQRLRVDPQGTRRRFLALQVLNDPQGRRVLEGLSTSWPMPDQACLADGLGLLREVDLRSQLSRVPMPVHIVHGRQDRIVPVGAGEYLHQHLTGSRFTLLEQAGHAPFLSHPEACANALLETWG
- the bioC gene encoding malonyl-ACP O-methyltransferase BioC, with the protein product MSSGNPSFFMEKRAVRRAFEQAAAGYETSAVLQDQVGAQLIERLDLVKLEPQWILDMGSGTGLQSRRLNRRYPRARLLALDLASNMLQQARRRKGWRQRQYFCQGDAENLPLATASIDLLYANMSIQWCNDLDQVLREFARVLRPGGLLMFSTLGPDTLKELRQAFAAVDDQSHVSHFIDMHDIGDALVRQGYEMPVLDVERYQLTYAAVDDLLRDLRNIGATNAAAGRARGLLTPRRLQALRQAYEDFRADGRLPATYEVVYGHAWGSGPRALPREDGSIVFPLTRLRRRP
- the bioD gene encoding dethiobiotin synthase, translating into MTGEHPSPRRHAGPLRGLLVTGTDTGVGKTAVTAALAHKCAQHGMLVAALKPIVSGVEADGTWEDVEILRAASQPPRSVAETGLYAFDPPVAPHWAAHQAGVTVERGRVAAFVRMQSAAMDCVLVEGAGGFLTPLGDDWGVAELARDLHFPVLLVVGLRLGAINHTLLSVEAIRARGLRLAGWVANTLNPAVAVGTLETLQGRLAAPCLGVLPYAPHWSPAILSPCLSLPDVLY
- the htpX gene encoding protease HtpX — encoded protein: MKSFKSILLLVVTNLLIFVSLSISFTILVNFILPIFGVDLRGSVSGADLLWALLIGFGGAFISLLMSKHLARAGLQMQRIDAPQSAKEHLVYDSVAQLANRLGIRMPEVWVYWNDEPNAFATGPGRNHSMVAVSSGLVNLLSDNEVRAVLAHEMGHVYNGDMVSTTLLQGLMNTFVFWLSMLAARQFDDRPMVAFAVSIVLQIGLSFLALIPITWFSRRREFAADRFAAEQVGVAPMISALQKLQRGAEALHVVHDVVRDPMATAYISGSWRGWFATHPSLEARVAALRALQNGYSYQ
- the aat gene encoding leucyl/phenylalanyl-tRNA--protein transferase: MQLRPEGVRPVLLQCHDRSAPFPDPEQADGNLVAIGGDLSRERLLLAYAHGIFPWFGEEDPILWWSPDPRGILEPPAIHVSRSLRKSARNRDWQYRMDSNFAGVIDACAAPRPGQGDTWITPAVRAAYLDLFAAGAAHSIEVYQQDRLVGGLYGVALGGLFFGESMFSRVPDASRLALVLLARHLQHWGFGLIDTQFITPHLQSMGAREIPRRDFLRALADLRTQHTQADWNISLPLTGMF
- a CDS encoding arginyltransferase, producing MAFYLSALQKCPYLPDQEELLVLSDPREMVGSAQYDQLLQKGFRRNGPVAYRPMCPQCDACVSVRIPVAEFRPDRGQRRTWACNQDIQIREQPPHWEAAHARLFAEYQCSRHPGGGMDEHADRLYREMIVENGGVDARLLVFEQDEHPLAVALVDVLDGGVSAVYTFYTPDLPQRGLGIFAILSQIEWTRKLGLPYLYLGYWVANSPKMDYKKRFRPLEGFVAGDWRLLTEAFKRG
- a CDS encoding ABC transporter permease; translation: MNSAAPDIFSTFSPWTMAGVTGLLGSAWALSAWQKLGVGKELLWSAARATVQLGIMGFLLGWLFRQHQPFLLVLFLIAMILMAGRFNRKRGAGIPHAYWIGVISITVATTVTLGWMLLSGLVFWRGESLVPIGGMIIGNAMNAVSLALNRLRSEVDQREALLLAMLALGATHRQSMRSLYSMVVRSSLIPTIDSLKSVGMIHIPGITAGMILAGTAPLAAVSMQLVVMVMLTAAVTLSVSTAVLLAAPHALVFSQQIEE
- the rnt gene encoding ribonuclease T, yielding MAALAGRFRGFLPVVVDVETAGFDSERNALLEVAAIIIGGEVGQLRPVATHHFQVQPFAGAVLDPAALAFTGIDPFQALRGAVSEEEALRGIFRPVRTAVKVAQCRRAILVGHNAAFDLSFIKAAEKRTGVKNNPFHLFSTFDTVSLAGLAYGETVLAKAALAAGLDWDHTQAHSALYDARQTAELFCRIVNRYDLNREYP
- a CDS encoding CDP-6-deoxy-delta-3,4-glucoseen reductase, whose amino-acid sequence is MTYRLRIEPSGHEMDCDRDETILEAALRHGFHIPYGCRNGTCATCKGRILRGEVDYGKVEEKILSAAEKDAGLALFCQAIPLSDVTIEVREIGATKDIQIKTLPSRVARIVDLAPDVRAVFLKIPTTERLQFLPGQYIDILLKDGGRRGFSLANIPGDDALLELHIKRVPGGVFTGHVFSAMKEKDILRFEGPLGTFFIRQESTRPLLMVATGTGFAPIKAMLESLFAQGSIRPIHFYWGVRHPEDFYYQDLLREWQARHDHFQVTRIVSRPDASWSGATGYVTTQVIHDFPDASTLDAYICGHPDMVFSLSAALQGAGLNPEHIYADAFVFAKAKTS
- a CDS encoding zinc ribbon domain-containing protein, coding for MSNFPMKKWMRQLELERNRCQSCGMPLQFDPEGGGTEADGSHSTCYCSYCYAGGQFREPELALDAMQHRVRQLMRQRNAPWYVRAYMAHRVPTLARWRGCKKR